CATCAAAGCTTTAACAATACATGCAAGAACCCGTGGTCAAATGTACAAGGGGGAAGCAGACTGGGAGCATATTTCCAGAATTAAGCAGAATCCTAATATTGAAATTCCTATTTTCGGAAACGGAGATATAGATTCTCCGGAAAAAGCACTTGAATATAAAAATAAATATGCCTGTGACGGAATTATGATTGGCCGTGCTGCCATTGGATATCCATGGATATTTAATGAAATCAAGCATTTCTTTGAAACAGGTGAACATCTTCCGGAACCTGCTATTTCAGACCGCTTACTTGCGGTACGTCAGCATGCGGAGTGGAGCGCAGAATGGAAGGGTGAAAAGCTGGGACTTATTGAAATGAGACAGCATTATAGTAATTATTTCCGTGGAGTTCCTCATTTCAAAGAGTTCAGAAAAAAATTCCTTGAGGTCTATACTTTGGAAGAGATGGATGTTCTTATTAAAGAAACGCAACATTTCTACGAAGAATATCAGGCACAGCTATAAATAAAAAAACCATCAGAAT
The Chryseobacterium sp. W4I1 DNA segment above includes these coding regions:
- the dusB gene encoding tRNA dihydrouridine synthase DusB, which codes for MVKIGNIELPEFPLLLAPMEDVSDPPFRRLCKMHGADLMYSEFISSEGLIRDAMKSRKKLDIFDYERPVGIQIFGGDEEAMAMSARIVETVNPDLVDINFGCPVKKVVCKGAGAGVLKDIDLMVRLTKAVVTSTHLPVTVKTRLGWDSNSINIDEVAERLQETGIKALTIHARTRGQMYKGEADWEHISRIKQNPNIEIPIFGNGDIDSPEKALEYKNKYACDGIMIGRAAIGYPWIFNEIKHFFETGEHLPEPAISDRLLAVRQHAEWSAEWKGEKLGLIEMRQHYSNYFRGVPHFKEFRKKFLEVYTLEEMDVLIKETQHFYEEYQAQL